The Centroberyx gerrardi isolate f3 chromosome 8, fCenGer3.hap1.cur.20231027, whole genome shotgun sequence genomic sequence GTAGCAGTTAGCGTTAGGTTAGCTTAGCAGTCTTGCTAACTGGGTCAACACCACCCAGCACCCTCCACTAAAAGTTAACATCAAAAGTTTCATCGACAAGCAGATCCTTCTATATTTTTAGGATGTCACGCTTTAGTGATGATAATATGTACGTTTTGTCTGTACTTCGCTGACAGTGAAACTGTGGTCAGCCGAGCATTGCCGTGCTGCCCTGATTTTGCTTTGTCTCGGTCGAGAACATGAACAGTGTGTTCATGTTGGTCACCATTGCTCTGCCACATCAGCCATAGGTTATAGTTAGCTCCGTGTCATAACCATGGCCGACTACTTATGTATTTAACTAAATATGGCTGTCTTTTCTTAGAAATCAGCCTCTTTTATCTGGTCTTTTTCCCTAAACTTTGCATAACGTAATGGTAGGCTTGGGAGAGTGTTATTATGTCGGGTTTGGGACCGGTGGGGGAGGGTGCACACACTGCAGTGTTGACAACAACAGGAAATGGCTCTGGTAATAATGTTGGACTCACAACCTCTGAGAGAAATATCTTAATCTGTAACacatctacattttttttaaaatagcatTACTGACGGCAAACTTGAACTGGGAATGACATGATCTGTTATTACTGAAATTTGAAAAAGGATATTGAACATCAAAGGCTAACTTGATGTGTGTCTCATCTAATGGGTTTATTAAAAAAGTGTGATCCAAAAATGTCCCCCAACTTCACCCccgtctttgtctttctctccctgcctctctcagGCTGTAAGATCAAGGCGCTCCGAGCCAAGACCAACACCTACATTAAGACACCGGTGAGGGGCGAGCAGCCTGTCTTTGTCGTAACGGGACGCAAGGAAGACGTGGCCATGGCCAAGAGAGAGATCCTGTCTGCGGCCGAGCACTTCTCCCTCATCAGGGCCTCTCGAAACAAGGCGGGCCCTCTGGCCGCTGTCGCTGGCCCTGGACTCCCAGGGACCCCCACTCTCCCTGGCCAGACAACCATCCAGGTCAGCACGTCCTATAATAAGTCACGAAGTTACATTTTACATGTAAGCAATACAACGGACATTCTTATCTTGTGACTGCGAAGTGCAGTCATGATAACTGAGCGTTTAATGTCATCATCAAAACATTTTGTGTAATGAAAAGTCCACTCAGTGTTTTCTTTGCCTTTAGATCTGTTGTCATCACTTAATTGCATAGAGTTACAGCATGTCGTTCCAACCCTACAGGTGCGGGTGCCATATCGTGTTGTGGGGCTGGTCGTGGGTCCCAAAGGTGGGTCCTGAATTGATTCATCATCATATCAACTTTGCTTGCCCCAGTGGGGGAAGCCTGTGCTGTCAAGAGTGTTCATAAGTAATGGTAGAAGAATGATAACAGAAAAAACATGGACATGGCTAGCAAACACACCTATGGACAATCACTATATTTTGCTTTAAAAACCCAAACTTTTTACTTCATTAGACAAATTATGTGTTTAGTAATGACAGTTCTTAAAGCCACACACTGACTGTCAGATTTTGGAGCACATTTAGTTCCAAATTTTGGGACATAACTAGTCGCCACGAAGCCATGATGGACACAGTCTCACTTCCTGGTCAAAATCATAGGGTTGAGACTAAAATTAGGCTCAGTGTGTAAGCTGTGTTTCAGTAGAGACATGAAAGTGTACATTGTTTTTACAAAATGGATCTGAATCTGGATGTAGACTGTAACATGGTCTTGATAAATATCTAAAATCTGATCACTTTAAGCCATTTTGGTAGAATTGCCCGAACACAgaatttgtttttccttcctgACCACCTAAAGGAAAATGTGAACTGTCCAATGTATCGAGTATTTTTACTTCTTCTGAATGAGTTTTAATATGCTCATCTTTACTTAGAAGGTTATTGTTTGCTCTCAGTGAGTCTTTAACCCTCTGCACCAGTAACATTACCACCTCAGGTCTGGAAAGGGGAAAAGCCCTGGGGTTGATTTATGAATTAGCGTGTACACTACAGTGGTTctcatgtgacaaaggtcctagGTCGGACTCAAACCCACGACGTCGCGGTTACTTGGTATGCGCCATAACcaactgagtcaccaggacacTCGGGATCTATTTTAGTGACACAGGCTTTGTGCTGCTCAACATTTTGTCCAGTTTGAATGTCAAATTTTATTGCCAAAAAAACAGCATCTTGTGTTACTGAAAATATATCAGGCTGCTGATGAGATTGTGCAGTCTTTTATGTTACACTTGGTTTGTTGTGTCAAATTGACTGAATTTGCAGTAGAGTTTACAAGATACGTGACAGATTCCTATGCACATGGTTGTTTTTTCCCCGTTAAATACTCATTATGTCAGGACATGTCTTCTAGACTCTTGATATTCTTCCTGTGTAtattcttttcctcttttttggTTCCTTATTTCACTTGTCTGTGCTCATATTTAGCAATTTTCTCAGGAAAGCTTATGCAGGTCATATGTCAGACTAAGTTTAATCTAGTACTTACAATGAAGTCATGTGACCAAACCAGTGATTTCAACTTTAGTCCTCACTGAGAGTAATTTGATTAAATAAGAGCCCTGGTCATCTCTTTCAGGGGCGACCATCAAACGTATTCAGCAGCAGACCCACACCTACATCGTGACGCCAAGCCGCGACAAGGAGCCGGTGTTCGAGGTCACGGGGATGCCGGAGAACGTGGACCGGGCGAGGGAGGAGATCGAGGCGCACATCGCCCTCCGCACCGGAACCTGCGGCGGCATGGAGGTTCCCGGGGCAGACGACAACGACTTCCACTTTAACGGGACAGATGTCAGCTTCGAGGCTTCCGCGGCGCAAGTAGGTTTGGGAGAGGCGGCGTGGCTTCAGGCGAGCACGGCGTCGCCCAGCGGTGGCATACCGCCGATGAGCATCAACGGTACTCAGCGAATCAACAGCAATATTAACAGTGGTGTCAGGATGTCTTCCACCTACCGCAACGACAGCTCCAGTTCCCTCGGCAGCGGCTCCAGCTCAGCCGATTCGTTCTACGGCGGCGGGAATGGTAACCGGATGGCAGATTTCAGCCCGACCTGTCCGTATAATGCCAacgctaacaacaacaacagtaatggCGGAGGTACAAGTTTCTGGTTCGGCGAGAGCCTTCTTCCTGTGGGGTCTGAGGAGCTGGTCGGcctgggaggtggaggtggaggtggaggttcCTCGTCAGGATTCGACCCCTTAACCATCTCCACTGCCCCAGGCCCGCACCCTGTCCCGCAGCCCCACATCTGGAGCCCCTTCGTGGACCACCAAGGCGTCCAGGCCTTTGATGCCCGTCAGACTCAGGTGTGTGCTTTGGTAAAATGTTGATTAGATATATGTATTTGGAATGATTAGGATTTTAACATTGCATTGATGACGATAAactataatattgaattatcggaGCAGGAGTATGTAAATGTTGGCCACCTGGACTGATCCCACAGTTCAATTCAAACCAAGTGTGTGCTCCAGCTGTTGCCTTTCGTCTTTATGGTGTTTGGACAGTCTGCATTGTGTGATGGGTATGATGTAATGGTATCAAATCACGAGGCTACCATCACTACGCAGTTAGACTGTTGAAATTCATAAGTCTATGACATCATTGCATAGTACTTGATCATCTAATGATCGCTTCAGTCACTTGAAACCTTTTAACTTTCTTCACTTGGATTGAAAATTGACAGGCCTCTTGTGATCTGATGAGCCCAAGAGCCTTCGAAATGCATTGAAACCCATCACACAAATTCAGAAAAGTATAGTTTTCAGTGTTGAAAACAGGCACTTTGAAGATACAAGGTTCCCCCTGATCGCAGTGAAATGTCATGGCCTAATAATTTAATCAAGTAAATTAATCTGTCACTCGTCTCTCCAGACCAGTCAGCCAGGGACGCCCCGCCTCTCCCCGACCTTCCCCGGGACCGAGGCCTTGGAGCACCCCCAGGCCCAGCGCGTCCACCGGGGGCCTTTTGGTTCGGCCGGGGCCCTCGATTCCCACCGGTTCCCCGTCTACGGCCCCGCCTTCTCTTCTTCCAGTGAAAGCACCACttccgcctcctcttcctcccctcctgaGTCCTCCATCCCGTACCGACCTGGGTTCGGACCGGccgggagaggacaggagatgTGTATCCACTGTATGGATAGCCAGGTGATCGCTGCCTTGGTTCCCTGCGGGCACAACCTCTTCTGTCTAGAGTGTGCCACCCAGATATGCCAGGGTCCAGAcgctgtgtgtcctgtgtgccTCTCCCCGGTCACGCAGGCTATTCAGCTCCGTAACATATGATTTTAACCCGTTCACCTGTAGTGAAGTTGCCCTTGACGGCTGACGAGGGATCAGCTTCCCCACCGCTTCCTACCCTAACTTATAACATGGGTGGGGAAATTACAAAACTGGCCCTGTATCGGCGTCAAGGTGCATCCTCACCCTGAGACAGTTTTGTCCAAGCTGGTGTATGATTGACAAATGAGAGGGAGAATAGGTGAATAAGGAAAGATATGTATTTATGGCATGGGTTAGGGTGTTAAGCCCGTACATGTGCCTGCTATTGTGAAGTCTTCTTCCTAGATTTATGATTGATCAATGGAGGGTTGGAAACTCTCTGTGTAGCATCGGGTGGGGTGGGATTCTTTTCTTTGCTcatgatttttgattttttttcctccctgaaACATTTAGTGATCATTTTCTGCCTAcctatatttttattgttttttttaagtatgtATTTTGAATTCTGTTAGATGAGTTCAGCTGGCTTTTGAGTCAACCTTTAAGTTGTTTCTCTTGACATCTCAaaaattttatcttttttattttgctgctaCAATTGTTTTTATGTGCTGAAATTCTAGCCCCGCCCCATTGCCTCCCATTCATAGTGCTTAAGGCaggaacagtggaggagaaaaagaggagggagtCATTGAGCATGTTTACATATCCTGACCACAAATATACATTAATTAACAGTATTCCCATGATTACCAACTACAGTTACCAGCAGTAAACTGGATATAATGTACATGTGCTTCTTTATCCTGGCTAATGCCACTATATGCCAGATATCTTATTTGTGTTTGTCATAAAGAGGCTAGAAGTGAATCTGTGCTCTTGTAAATGAGATGCGTTTACATGTGCCAGCTCAAAAAAGCCCTGAATATTTAGTGTTTCCATTAATGACAGGATATTGctgtgcatgcagacacacccacacaggctTTTTAAACTAAGTGGGTCAAACCTGCTACTGTAAAGCTGTCACACTCCAATAGCAAAGTCCCATTGCCTCAGTGACCCCTCCTTCTCTTTACTTCCTAGACCAGAGCCAACGGGTGGCTAACTCCTTCTTTTAGAGTACCAGGATGTTACGCCACTTCACTACCGCCATGTTGCTTTCCATCGCTACTTTAAAAGAACTCTGTTTACAGTAAACTTGTGCCTAATTCCGTTCTGAGTAATCGAAACAAAACAACTGGTTCAGTGGACACACAATGTTGCTATGTCTTAAAACAAACCTGTGGCCTTTTTGGAAAGCCTGTAATTATCTGACAACACTATCTCCAAATCCAGACCTATGATCGAAAGAACTCACACTGACAAAAGACCGAAGTCTTAACGTACTCATCGAAGTTCAATTTCTTAAATGCATCTTGGCACTACGAGTTTCTTTGTCCATTGCCTTATAATGGAACAAAGCTTAGTCCCGCGCCCCCATTTCTTTgagaggcttttttttaatgtttaccaCCTGTTGCAATTTTACGTCTTTTCACTAACAAACACTCCCTTTTTTTCttgtctaatttttttttttttttccctttcctgttatttttggctttttgtgttttaatcCTGATCGCACCCCTGTTTGGGAAACCATGCCCTGGTTTTGTGATCAGCCAGCAAGGTGTGCACAACTCGTACCTTTGGTTACATTCCGCATTCCCTTATTTGCAGTCACTTTATTGATTAGTATAACATAATTATGGTTAATTGACACACAAACCTCACTTAACCAGGGGGCTGGTATTCTGTGGAACTGTACTACAATgaaattatttaattttaaacaTTTCCCTATACTATGCAGTTGGGCTGCTGACATTTCAGCCATATCAACAGCATCCCTTGCTTTCACGTGAATGTCACCGCTCCCACCTGCAGCCATTCTCCATTGAGGAGATGAAGGCTACCCATTGCTTTACTCTGTCTATATTTAATTCGCCATTTCTTGTCTACCAGGCCTATGCAAAAACGGTTTCAAATATATTAAGTACTTGAGGAAGCACTTGATTTAACTTAGAGGCACATCTGACCTCAGCAGTAGTAATACCATTGCTTGCAAATTATgataaatcaagcgctcctCAAGGGTTTTTAATTACAACACAGGCTTCAGGCCAGAGACAGGTGATCTTGGACTCAAACTAGCAGACAGACATATCCCTTCTATTCttggattcttttttttcacacacCATTACAGTTTAGCCCAGGTTAGCCTTCACAGCCTGCCCTAATGCATCGATGAGCTGagctcctctctcactggtaCACACTTACATTGCTATACTCATAGCTGGAGCTGCCTTCTCATATGTCATCAGCTTATTTTCTATTGTCCTGTGCCCCACCAAGCACAAACTTCCCCTTATCACACTATTGACTAATGAGACTCAAACACATTCtcattttggtttttttcccccttcaaaGTGTGTATTTGTTCACTCCTCCGCCTGGAAAGTAAAGGAAAGGTACAGTTCGGTGGAAATCATCTCAAATCCTAGCTTTAAACACCAATGTCTCTTAGTCTTTGTTTTACAGGAGTGAATGAATCGATGTACATTTTAAAGGGGGAAGCGGGTGGAATGAGATCATCTTGGACTGTGTAGACACTACATAAGGTCAATACTATTGCTTTACTGTGTGGCGTGGTAGTGTGGACATTGGACCGCAGTCCCTCTAGCATTCCAGCTGTAACCGGGGTCAAAATAGTATTTGGGAGTAATTTGATCGCTTAGGTCTACTCTTTTTCTTaatattctcttttctttcatgaGTGATTGATCTTTCCCGAGGAGATGGAACCAAACCAGTcccaaaagtgcaaaaaaaacaaaaacgccaTCTGCTTCTCCAAACAGCCAAGCTCGATCAAACTCTTGTAAAATATTTGAACGAGTTGGACTTGATTGGTtaccgcctcctcctccttggaCCTTCTATCCGTCCGTTTTATTTTACAGTCACAGCTCTCTGAAGGGTTGATCTCTTTTATTGATAGAtgctatctctctttctctctctctctctgagggaaTGCAATACACTGTTGGCCCTCAGTTTCTTGACATGAATCTATTGacatttttgtgtatgtattatattattactgttaatgactgataaatatacagaacttattttttattttgttacatttcatatatatataaatatatctatataaaaatgtttacaaataagattttcttttgaaatttttttttttttaacttttctctAGTGAGTGATTAAGTGAGCGAAGAGTTGGAAACCCAGAAAGCATTGCAGGAGGGGGGTCAGTGCTATTTGCTTATAGTCTAGTTATTAGTTTACAGTATTGACGATAATAGTATTGATAGCTGCCGTTTAACCTAGTGGAAATGGAATGTGCAACACAAGCATGTCTTCATAATGTACCGCCAATGTAAAACGTCACACTGCAACTGTAAAAAGGCCAAGGATCTAAGCTGCCTGTCATGTCTGTACGCCACCAAATTAAGAATGGTATACTGTAAAATGTATCTTAGAtatctatatataaatatatacatatattattaaGCTGTACCAACAGTTTAAAGTATTTGCTAATTTTACTACACTTTTGTTATGTATATGTAGGGGGAGTCTTATGGCATATAAATTCTTCAAATTGAGTCAGGAGTTTAAAAGCAGACTATATTTTATGATAACGGCCTTTTAAGTTATTGCGGCCAAAGCACTGATATTATATATTTGCTGTAAAGAGAATTTAagagttttatttttctgataTTAAAGTTACTTAATAAAGACGGTTTCATTTAAAGCCTTGTCAGACTCTTTTCTGCTGTGATTCGTACTAAATGGTGTTCCTTATTTGTGATTTTTGATGCCGATCTCCTTCCACAGTCCTGGGGAATGGCCTCTGTATTATGGGTCCTCAACATGTACAATTTCCCGGAATAGATGTCAAGTTGTGGTACATTTCCCCGCAGCATGCGTCATGCCTGAGCACCTCTTAAACTGTTGAATCAGTTGTGCAACTTGCAGCTGATCTGTGCAACATTCTGTCCCGCTATGTTGCACGTCTCATTTGACTGCAATCTTCTGATGGCATTTTACAGAGGCAGTAATGATAATTTTCCGGGCTTTCGTTTACATAGTCGTCTATGGGTGGAGCAAGTTTTCTGAACCCATGAGACAACTGCAAATGAGGTTTTTGTGATTCCGGCTGCTTATGATGACAGCAGTTATAACTGCTGATGCATTATCACAAGATTTTTGTAAGTATCTGTGCTGTATTCAGTACTAGGCACTGGGGTGTTTACCCCCCGCCTAACAGGCTGGCAGCAACTATATTACTTGTAATGATGTGATATCTTATTGATTCCCATTGGAAAATTATTTTTGCTTGCCCCTCCTCCCTTGGGAGGTCAGGTACAGAAGAGCACCCATGGAGCTTGTAGATTCAGATTTTCCTACACACTCCACCACCCTGCTGCACATACCCACACCTCAGGACTCTATTACAACACCTCAGTTTAACCCCAGTAAACTATTTGAACTGAACCCAAATGGCCTCAGGATGTCTCCattattcatttgcatttacttgcatctcAGAGTCCAAACGTGATCCATTCCAAAACCCTGGAGGAAATTAAGATTAAGATACTGTGAAGACTGGTTCTGATCGGATGATTTCCTGCTCGAACATGCAGCAACATCTTGAGGTCGTTCAGGTTAATCTGAACCAAACTTTCTCTCAGCTTCTTggtaattaaattaaattattaattaaaaaGTCCATCACTTCTCAGTTCTGATAAATTTCACTCGTTTCTGCGTGTAAACATATTAGTTGTTGAGAAAATGAACAGGTCACTAGTTGTAGAATATCAGGCCATGTTTAATAATAGATTCTCACATAAGAAATACAGGTAAAATTTATATCTGCAATTTGTCATAGTAGTCACCATCAGCCCATTTGGGCTGTGTGTCTATAGGCTGCTATAATAACTGCAATAtaaaaaatgtctgtctgtccaccttaGAGCACAGCACAAGATAACAGGTTATTTCTCCAGAT encodes the following:
- the LOC139917974 gene encoding RNA-binding protein MEX3B-like produces the protein MPSSTSLLEADEGESEVPPPLVHAFAGIGLEEHGTPNQTTEQTGESLSHHRQLPPVSRYSLLGTVLDLKPLSLHRPPSEEEVNIAAPEEETEVVATDSDNGTVNVSSCTGSTLLTQARHHHVPSGPGGTVMPSGMEPPPPPAETILLYNGDERDDAGVLQPANGGMVILPSGVYGEPSYEAEPSLLMRRKSVNTTECVAVPSSEHVAEIVGRQGCKIKALRAKTNTYIKTPVRGEQPVFVVTGRKEDVAMAKREILSAAEHFSLIRASRNKAGPLAAVAGPGLPGTPTLPGQTTIQVRVPYRVVGLVVGPKGATIKRIQQQTHTYIVTPSRDKEPVFEVTGMPENVDRAREEIEAHIALRTGTCGGMEVPGADDNDFHFNGTDVSFEASAAQVGLGEAAWLQASTASPSGGIPPMSINGTQRINSNINSGVRMSSTYRNDSSSSLGSGSSSADSFYGGGNGNRMADFSPTCPYNANANNNNSNGGGTSFWFGESLLPVGSEELVGLGGGGGGGGSSSGFDPLTISTAPGPHPVPQPHIWSPFVDHQGVQAFDARQTQTSQPGTPRLSPTFPGTEALEHPQAQRVHRGPFGSAGALDSHRFPVYGPAFSSSSESTTSASSSSPPESSIPYRPGFGPAGRGQEMCIHCMDSQVIAALVPCGHNLFCLECATQICQGPDAVCPVCLSPVTQAIQLRNI